From a single Candidatus Hydrogenedentota bacterium genomic region:
- a CDS encoding YfhO family protein: protein MNIRWPSWDFHIPRRYRKAFADAGCLAALALLALLAFAPLLAQQKAPCDTRALFFQPPWESARPEGLQLPAETDGLAEARQFVPWRMFLNLMGFIRPSLIWSPLEGCGMPFFGQWRPACLSPFSVPFYILPFGLALYVSVFLKLMVAGWTTFYTARKLGFGPPVAMLAAVAYQFSGHVFLQCAEPISDVAPLLPLLFLTVERLALGQWDHWPVGAVVLAAMAYGGEPEAVAGSILFILVYFLARTALYRPPWRNTLRSMGTILAFLLAGLFVAALQIVPYVELIREVVPKSTQMQEPFFGLPHFLLFFLPHFLNWDPARIQTTGWASDIHFLKILHVGAVSLWLFPLWFALRRFVSEAQRKRVEAMLLACGLLTALALAQTHVPALRASRAWMGPQHLIIGNALALALMAAAAADEWVSLDPRQCMTTLKRMAVFLPLLFVAGFYFLYAWRHAWSFGVWPLWMQLGVAFFFFAATVGLLAFTLFKPSLPVIGYGLSAVAFCSLMWAYKPDLVGTPWRLVFPETEFTSTLREAGSRIGGSEALRNWPLAGNLVPQIYSPGGAVLKRQAVFWERAKADPLLLRRAGASALLLTKEDIQGAFASVRPMLAIKHVFSSGAILFQDMGAKPRAWVAYDWRTADTLDPAAIASDLPPIIEGAGPPPPPSTSEGPEAKVTIAVEFHNRIAVDVETSRPGMLVLADTYYPGWSVRVDGQATKILPCDGMFRAVPIAEGNHRVYFRYNPLSLRLGFCTGIAAALFVLFEMRHLAIRVARKKWAAKGRA, encoded by the coding sequence GTGAACATTCGCTGGCCATCGTGGGATTTTCATATTCCGCGACGATATCGCAAAGCATTTGCGGACGCCGGATGCTTGGCGGCGCTGGCACTGCTGGCGCTGCTGGCGTTTGCCCCCTTGCTGGCCCAGCAAAAAGCGCCGTGCGACACCCGCGCGCTCTTTTTCCAGCCGCCGTGGGAGTCGGCGCGGCCAGAGGGATTGCAACTGCCCGCCGAAACGGACGGTCTGGCCGAAGCCCGTCAATTCGTGCCTTGGCGCATGTTCCTGAATCTGATGGGATTTATCCGGCCATCGCTGATTTGGAGTCCGTTGGAAGGGTGCGGCATGCCCTTTTTCGGACAATGGCGTCCCGCGTGCCTCTCCCCCTTTTCCGTGCCCTTCTATATCTTGCCGTTTGGACTCGCCCTGTATGTGTCGGTCTTCCTCAAACTGATGGTGGCGGGTTGGACAACCTTTTACACGGCGCGCAAACTGGGGTTTGGGCCGCCCGTGGCCATGCTGGCCGCCGTGGCCTACCAGTTCAGTGGGCATGTCTTTTTGCAGTGCGCCGAACCGATCAGCGATGTCGCGCCCCTGCTGCCGCTGCTCTTCCTGACCGTTGAGCGCTTGGCTCTCGGCCAATGGGATCATTGGCCCGTTGGGGCGGTAGTGCTGGCGGCGATGGCCTATGGCGGCGAACCCGAAGCCGTGGCCGGTTCGATCCTCTTCATTCTGGTCTATTTCTTGGCGCGCACGGCATTATATCGCCCCCCTTGGCGGAACACGCTTCGATCCATGGGGACGATCCTGGCCTTTCTGCTGGCGGGCCTCTTCGTGGCGGCATTGCAAATCGTTCCTTACGTGGAACTTATAAGGGAAGTGGTTCCAAAATCCACTCAGATGCAGGAACCGTTTTTCGGATTACCCCACTTTCTTCTGTTCTTCCTTCCCCACTTCCTGAACTGGGATCCTGCGCGCATCCAAACGACCGGCTGGGCATCCGATATCCATTTCCTGAAGATATTGCATGTCGGCGCCGTCTCGCTCTGGCTGTTTCCGCTCTGGTTCGCTCTGCGCCGGTTCGTTTCGGAAGCCCAGCGAAAGCGCGTCGAAGCGATGTTGCTGGCCTGCGGCCTGCTGACCGCGCTTGCCCTCGCTCAGACCCATGTGCCTGCGCTTCGCGCTTCGCGGGCATGGATGGGTCCGCAGCATTTGATTATCGGGAACGCATTGGCGCTGGCGCTCATGGCCGCCGCTGCGGCGGATGAATGGGTTTCGCTCGATCCGCGCCAATGCATGACGACGCTCAAGCGCATGGCGGTCTTTCTGCCGTTGCTGTTTGTGGCGGGGTTCTACTTCCTTTATGCGTGGCGGCACGCATGGTCGTTCGGCGTGTGGCCTTTGTGGATGCAATTGGGTGTCGCCTTTTTCTTTTTCGCCGCGACGGTCGGCTTGCTCGCCTTTACCCTGTTCAAACCTTCGCTGCCGGTTATCGGCTATGGGCTGTCCGCCGTGGCTTTCTGCTCGTTGATGTGGGCCTACAAGCCCGACCTCGTCGGCACGCCATGGCGGCTTGTTTTCCCTGAAACGGAATTTACCTCCACACTGCGCGAGGCCGGTTCTCGTATCGGCGGAAGCGAGGCCCTGCGAAACTGGCCGCTGGCGGGCAATCTCGTGCCGCAGATCTATTCTCCCGGCGGCGCCGTCCTGAAACGGCAAGCCGTTTTCTGGGAACGCGCCAAGGCCGACCCGCTATTGCTTCGGAGGGCGGGCGCTTCCGCGTTGCTGCTCACGAAGGAAGACATTCAAGGCGCATTCGCGTCGGTCCGGCCGATGCTGGCCATCAAGCACGTGTTTTCGAGCGGCGCGATCCTCTTTCAGGATATGGGCGCCAAACCCCGCGCATGGGTCGCCTACGATTGGCGAACAGCGGACACGCTGGATCCGGCGGCCATTGCTTCGGATCTGCCGCCGATTATCGAAGGCGCCGGTCCGCCGCCCCCCCCTTCCACCAGCGAAGGACCGGAAGCAAAAGTGACCATTGCCGTCGAATTCCATAACCGTATCGCGGTTGACGTTGAAACTTCTCGTCCCGGCATGCTCGTCCTCGCCGACACCTACTATCCCGGTTGGAGCGTCCGCGTGGACGGCCAGGCGACCAAAATCCTTCCTTGCGACGGGATGTTCCGCGCCGTGCCCATCGCGGAAGGCAACCACCGCGTTTATTTCCGTTACAATCCCTTGTCGTTGCGCTTGGGATTCTGCACCGGCATCGCCGCAGCTTTGTTTGTCCTTTTTGAAATGCGACATCTCGCCATCCGCGTGGCACGAAAAAAATGGGCCGCCAAAGGACGGGCGTGA
- the lpdA gene encoding dihydrolipoyl dehydrogenase: MLSCDVVVIGGGPGGYVAAIRAAQRGAKVIVVERWQLGGVCLNAGCIPTKTFIHTANLLHKARRGADFGVECQGVSLNMKALLKHKEGVIRRNRAGIEALFKSHGIQVLKADARVIAPGIVKAGDEDIHARKIIVASGGRPARLPGLEIDGNMLIGSTEALDYDFVPKRVAVIGAGAMGAEFACIWNAFGAEVTLVELMPNVLPRADEELTTKLAASFKKRGIDVRTGTQVAKTDIGKNTVRLELQGEKPGVVEVDKVFVGIGLQCNSEAVTETPGLGIQVNKRGGIPVNDRMETSVPGLYAIGDVIDKTWLAHGASAEGIVAAENATGGNRKMDYRVVPACNFTSPEVASVGMTEKEARAAGLDVKTGRFAFVASGRAQAIGETDGMVKIVGDATTDEIVGVHIMGPEAGELIATAAVAMSMEATVEEIVHTIFTHPTLSETLPEAAEDYFGMGIHTPARKR; the protein is encoded by the coding sequence ATGCTTTCCTGCGATGTAGTGGTTATAGGCGGCGGTCCGGGCGGGTACGTGGCGGCGATCCGCGCGGCCCAGCGCGGCGCGAAGGTCATTGTCGTCGAGCGGTGGCAATTGGGCGGCGTGTGCCTGAACGCCGGTTGCATTCCAACCAAGACGTTCATCCATACCGCGAACCTCCTTCACAAGGCGCGGCGCGGCGCGGACTTCGGCGTCGAATGCCAGGGCGTTTCCCTGAACATGAAGGCCCTGCTCAAGCACAAGGAGGGGGTAATCAGGCGGAATCGCGCCGGCATCGAAGCCCTTTTCAAATCCCACGGCATCCAAGTCCTCAAGGCCGATGCGCGCGTGATTGCGCCGGGCATTGTGAAAGCGGGTGACGAGGATATCCATGCCCGAAAGATTATTGTGGCCTCCGGGGGACGTCCCGCTCGCCTTCCGGGACTTGAAATTGACGGGAACATGCTGATTGGCAGCACGGAAGCGCTCGACTACGATTTCGTGCCCAAACGTGTCGCGGTCATCGGCGCGGGCGCGATGGGCGCGGAATTCGCCTGCATTTGGAACGCCTTTGGCGCCGAAGTGACGCTGGTCGAGTTGATGCCGAACGTGCTGCCCCGCGCCGACGAGGAACTGACCACGAAACTGGCGGCCTCGTTCAAGAAACGCGGCATTGATGTGCGCACCGGCACCCAAGTCGCCAAGACCGACATTGGGAAAAACACCGTCCGTCTCGAATTGCAAGGCGAAAAACCGGGAGTTGTCGAGGTTGACAAAGTCTTTGTTGGCATAGGGTTGCAATGTAATTCCGAGGCCGTGACCGAAACGCCGGGACTCGGTATCCAGGTAAACAAGCGCGGCGGAATCCCCGTGAACGATCGCATGGAAACCTCCGTGCCGGGTCTGTACGCAATCGGCGACGTCATAGACAAGACATGGCTGGCGCATGGCGCCTCTGCCGAGGGCATCGTGGCGGCGGAAAACGCCACGGGCGGCAACCGGAAAATGGATTATCGCGTCGTGCCGGCCTGCAATTTCACATCACCCGAAGTGGCCTCGGTTGGAATGACCGAGAAAGAAGCGCGGGCGGCGGGCCTTGACGTGAAGACCGGCCGTTTCGCGTTCGTGGCCAGCGGCCGCGCACAGGCCATCGGCGAGACCGACGGCATGGTCAAGATTGTAGGCGACGCCACAACGGACGAAATCGTTGGTGTGCATATCATGGGCCCGGAAGCAGGCGAATTGATCGCCACGGCCGCCGTGGCGATGTCCATGGAAGCCACCGTCGAGGAAATCGTCCATACTATTTTCACGCATCCGACCCTGTCGGAAACCTTGCCGGAAGCCGCCGAAGACTATTTCGGCATGGGCATCCATACGCCCGCCCGGAAACGTTGA
- the mnmA gene encoding tRNA 2-thiouridine(34) synthase MnmA codes for MSDTVNAELFIQSSGSDASPPGRDAVAVMMSGGVDSSVAALALREAGREVFGITMRIPRLAEGGGRRPCCGVDAAFVCRDLGIAHYFMEVEEAFDRWIIGPFRQAYLRGETPSPCVDCNARVKFEWAWDAIRDAFGVQNLATGHYAQIVERDGAHCLVRGVDRSRDQSYFLYGVHREKIPFLHLPIGGMTKSEVRKIAVAHGLSTSRKPDSMELCFANEGDYRTLFAETTARPGPIVDLEGHVLGEHTGLHHYTVGQRRGLGIAHSEPLYVLQIRTDTNTVVVGPRAAAFVCEVSAESLNCLQPCRLDAGNRLFGKIRSVGEPEPCTIVRCGGGRLDVRFESPVFAPAAGQHLVLYDEHSAVVAGGVIRLFP; via the coding sequence ATGTCGGACACAGTGAACGCCGAACTTTTTATCCAATCTTCCGGAAGCGACGCATCACCACCGGGCCGCGACGCCGTCGCCGTGATGATGAGCGGAGGTGTGGACAGCAGCGTCGCGGCGTTGGCATTGCGCGAAGCTGGACGCGAGGTGTTCGGCATCACCATGCGCATACCCCGGCTGGCGGAGGGCGGCGGGAGACGCCCATGCTGCGGCGTGGATGCGGCCTTTGTGTGCCGCGACCTCGGCATTGCGCACTATTTCATGGAGGTGGAAGAAGCCTTTGATCGCTGGATCATCGGCCCGTTCCGGCAGGCGTATCTCAGGGGCGAGACGCCCAGCCCGTGTGTGGATTGCAACGCGCGTGTCAAGTTCGAGTGGGCATGGGACGCCATCCGCGACGCTTTCGGCGTCCAGAATCTCGCCACGGGCCACTATGCGCAAATCGTCGAACGGGACGGCGCGCATTGCCTGGTCCGGGGCGTGGACCGGTCCCGCGATCAGAGTTATTTCCTGTACGGTGTCCATCGCGAGAAGATCCCGTTCCTGCACCTGCCGATCGGCGGAATGACAAAATCGGAGGTTCGTAAAATCGCCGTCGCGCACGGATTGAGCACCTCGCGCAAGCCGGACAGCATGGAATTATGCTTTGCCAACGAGGGCGATTACCGGACCCTGTTCGCTGAAACGACCGCCCGACCCGGCCCGATTGTTGATTTGGAAGGGCATGTGCTGGGCGAGCACACCGGCCTGCACCATTACACCGTTGGCCAGCGACGCGGCCTCGGCATCGCCCATTCCGAGCCGTTGTATGTTCTTCAAATTCGGACGGATACGAACACCGTTGTCGTCGGGCCGCGCGCGGCGGCTTTCGTGTGCGAGGTGTCCGCTGAATCGCTTAATTGTTTGCAACCCTGCCGCCTCGATGCCGGCAACCGCCTTTTCGGCAAAATACGATCTGTCGGCGAACCGGAACCCTGCACAATCGTCCGTTGCGGGGGGGGCCGTCTCGATGTGCGATTCGAATCGCCCGTTTTCGCTCCCGCCGCCGGCCAGCACCTGGTTCTCTACGACGAACACTCCGCCGTGGTCGCCGGCGGGGTGATTCGCCTGTTCCCGTAA
- a CDS encoding serine protease, protein MKRRIARMGGWMAAGAFVAFSAVAIAGEFEDKGRAILEKNQKAVVTVQMVIKQKISAMGMGSQENENKEEATGFVIAPDGLAVLALSSTDPGGFLDNMMSSMGDIGDQFKMESNLGDVKMLLDDGTELPAQVVLRDKDLDLAFVRPTPPPAQPMTFVDLSAAGEAQTLDPLIALNRLGKVANRACSASIERIQAVVRKPRTFYIPGNDPTHSGLGSPVFTMDGNLLGVLVMRSIKGERQGAMAMMGGMSGNMMAIVVPVADIKEAAAQAPLSPETAAEEKQ, encoded by the coding sequence ATGAAACGGCGGATTGCACGAATGGGCGGATGGATGGCGGCAGGGGCGTTTGTGGCGTTTTCAGCGGTCGCGATCGCGGGCGAATTCGAGGACAAGGGCCGTGCGATTCTGGAAAAGAACCAGAAAGCCGTGGTCACGGTGCAGATGGTCATCAAACAAAAAATTTCCGCGATGGGCATGGGATCGCAGGAAAACGAGAACAAGGAAGAAGCGACGGGATTCGTTATCGCGCCGGACGGACTGGCCGTGTTGGCGCTATCGTCCACGGACCCCGGCGGATTTCTGGACAACATGATGTCATCCATGGGCGACATCGGCGACCAATTCAAGATGGAAAGCAACCTCGGCGACGTCAAGATGCTGCTTGACGACGGCACGGAACTTCCCGCGCAGGTTGTCTTGCGAGACAAGGACCTGGATCTGGCGTTTGTGCGCCCAACGCCGCCGCCGGCGCAACCGATGACATTCGTTGACCTGTCGGCCGCCGGCGAAGCGCAGACACTTGATCCGCTAATCGCCCTGAACCGGCTCGGCAAGGTCGCCAACCGGGCCTGTTCGGCCAGTATCGAACGCATTCAGGCCGTGGTGCGCAAGCCGCGGACCTTCTACATTCCGGGCAACGATCCGACGCATTCCGGTTTGGGTTCGCCCGTTTTCACCATGGACGGCAACCTGCTGGGCGTCCTCGTCATGCGATCCATCAAGGGCGAGCGACAGGGGGCAATGGCGATGATGGGCGGAATGAGCGGCAACATGATGGCTATCGTCGTTCCGGTGGCCGACATCAAGGAGGCCGCGGCGCAAGCCCCGCTATCGCCTGAAACGGCTGCGGAGGAAAAGCAATAA
- a CDS encoding dihydrolipoamide acetyltransferase family protein, with translation MYEVKMPQMGQSVEEASIVMWFKKEGDPVNAGEPLFSIQTDKAEVECESPASGILRKILLEPDVMVPVLTVVALIGEADEPLPEEGGGRRMEGKGAPGPSVSLPTSGVARLQPVVPQPHPPSSNPKAASPRAKALAAERGVDLGGVTGTGAGGRIMADDVLAAAVDVKASPAARRLAANMGVNLASVEGTGIAGKIMKADVTAAASQPKATPIAPTPSPGGRRVPLSNMRRIIAKRMCESKFAAPHYYVTVEIDMAAAKAFRASLKAFSASFNDLVLFATVKTLREFPNVNAKWLGDAIEEVADINLGVAVAVPAGLIVPVLKQAQNLSLEGLASACKALIEKARNGKLLPDDYIGNTFTVSNLGPFGVDDFTAIINQPDSAILAVGAMKDRVVAIDGGIHIRPIMKITMSSDHRVVDGAVAAQFMKRLKEILETADF, from the coding sequence ATGTATGAAGTAAAAATGCCCCAAATGGGTCAAAGCGTTGAAGAAGCATCCATCGTGATGTGGTTCAAAAAAGAAGGCGACCCCGTCAATGCGGGCGAACCCTTGTTTTCGATACAAACGGACAAGGCCGAGGTCGAATGCGAATCCCCCGCAAGCGGCATATTGCGGAAAATCCTCCTCGAACCGGATGTCATGGTTCCGGTGTTGACGGTCGTCGCGTTGATCGGTGAAGCCGACGAACCACTGCCGGAAGAGGGCGGAGGGCGGAGAATGGAGGGCAAAGGAGCACCCGGACCTTCGGTATCCCTCCCCACATCGGGCGTAGCCCGTTTGCAACCTGTCGTCCCCCAACCCCATCCCCCATCCTCCAACCCCAAAGCGGCGTCCCCGCGCGCCAAGGCTCTTGCGGCCGAGCGTGGCGTTGACCTTGGCGGGGTGACCGGCACGGGCGCGGGCGGCCGTATCATGGCGGACGATGTCCTTGCTGCGGCTGTTGATGTCAAGGCGTCACCCGCCGCGCGCCGCCTGGCGGCCAACATGGGCGTCAATCTCGCATCCGTCGAGGGCACGGGGATTGCCGGGAAAATCATGAAAGCCGACGTGACGGCGGCGGCATCGCAACCGAAAGCAACGCCCATCGCCCCCACGCCATCGCCGGGTGGACGCCGCGTGCCGCTGTCGAACATGCGGCGCATCATCGCAAAGCGGATGTGCGAGAGCAAGTTCGCCGCCCCGCATTATTATGTTACCGTCGAGATTGACATGGCCGCCGCCAAGGCGTTCCGGGCATCGCTCAAGGCTTTCAGCGCCTCATTCAACGATTTGGTGCTCTTCGCGACCGTCAAGACGCTGCGCGAATTCCCGAACGTGAACGCCAAGTGGCTCGGCGATGCCATCGAGGAAGTGGCGGACATCAATCTGGGCGTGGCGGTCGCGGTACCGGCCGGTCTTATCGTGCCGGTATTGAAACAAGCACAGAATCTATCGCTCGAAGGCTTGGCATCCGCTTGCAAGGCGCTGATCGAAAAAGCCCGGAACGGCAAACTCTTGCCGGACGACTATATCGGCAACACGTTTACGGTCTCGAACCTGGGTCCATTCGGCGTGGACGATTTCACGGCGATTATCAATCAGCCGGACAGCGCAATCCTGGCGGTGGGCGCGATGAAGGACCGCGTGGTCGCCATTGACGGCGGCATTCATATACGGCCCATCATGAAAATCACGATGTCCAGCGATCACCGCGTCGTGGACGGCGCCGTGGCGGCCCAATTCATGAAACGGTTGAAGGAAATCCTGGAAACGGCGGATTTCTAG
- a CDS encoding mannitol-1-phosphate 5-dehydrogenase: protein MKQAVQFGAGNIGRGFLGQLFFESGYRTTFVDVVPEVVEGLRARGAYPLRIVGDDPRELTISNVTAVSSLDMNAVAEALSEADIAATAVGVNVLPRIAPALAAGIARRFARTDAPPLNIIVCENLIDAGPFLREHVRTHLDARFHDALDEKVGFVEASIGRMVPIMTPEQRAEDPLRVCVEAYCDLPVDANGFRGPIPPLAHMMPRPNFKAYVERKLFVHNAGHATTAYLGYLRGHEYIWQAIADPPIRTEADAAMAETCAALSAKHGMPLGELQAHWTDLIERFQNKALGDQILRVAADPIRKLGPKDRLIGAALMCLEQGVEPSHVAFAAAAAMLYDPPHDAAACRLQDIRAQGGLDAVLNQVCQIPGESHLAGLIRAGTERLRQEGWIK, encoded by the coding sequence GTGAAACAAGCGGTGCAGTTTGGCGCAGGGAACATCGGGCGCGGATTTCTGGGACAACTTTTCTTTGAGTCCGGGTATCGGACGACGTTCGTTGACGTGGTTCCCGAAGTCGTGGAAGGGCTTCGGGCGCGCGGGGCGTATCCGTTGCGAATCGTTGGGGACGATCCGCGCGAACTGACGATATCGAACGTGACGGCGGTTTCGTCGCTGGATATGAATGCGGTGGCCGAGGCGCTGTCCGAGGCGGATATCGCGGCGACGGCCGTCGGGGTGAACGTGCTGCCACGCATCGCACCCGCGCTGGCGGCGGGGATCGCGCGGCGTTTCGCCCGAACGGACGCCCCACCACTCAATATCATCGTGTGTGAAAATCTCATAGATGCCGGACCTTTCCTGCGCGAACACGTGCGGACGCATCTCGATGCGCGGTTTCACGACGCGCTCGATGAAAAGGTGGGATTCGTCGAGGCATCCATCGGGCGGATGGTTCCCATTATGACGCCGGAACAACGCGCCGAAGACCCGTTGCGGGTATGCGTGGAGGCCTATTGCGACCTGCCGGTGGACGCCAATGGGTTTCGCGGACCGATCCCCCCGCTGGCGCACATGATGCCGCGACCCAATTTCAAGGCTTATGTCGAACGAAAACTCTTTGTGCATAATGCCGGACACGCAACAACGGCTTATCTCGGCTACCTGCGCGGCCACGAGTACATCTGGCAGGCAATTGCCGATCCGCCCATCCGCACGGAAGCGGACGCCGCGATGGCGGAAACGTGCGCGGCCCTGTCCGCGAAACACGGCATGCCGCTTGGGGAATTGCAGGCGCATTGGACGGATCTGATCGAACGGTTTCAAAACAAGGCATTGGGTGATCAAATTCTGCGCGTGGCCGCCGATCCGATCCGGAAATTGGGTCCAAAGGACCGCTTGATTGGTGCGGCGTTGATGTGTTTGGAACAAGGCGTCGAACCGAGCCATGTGGCATTTGCAGCGGCGGCTGCGATGCTGTACGATCCTCCTCACGATGCCGCCGCGTGCCGTTTGCAGGATATTCGTGCTCAGGGCGGTCTCGATGCGGTCCTGAACCAAGTCTGCCAAATCCCCGGGGAATCGCATCTGGCCGGGTTGATCCGGGCGGGCACTGAACGGCTCCGGCAGGAAGGTTGGATCAAATAG
- a CDS encoding PDZ domain-containing protein → MRRLTILLFATVGMVWCAAHAQEVSGTAIEEGNHAALYAAMDRVRPALVRIQVVWTDYAEGRELKYDTSGSGVIVTPQGHVVTNHHVAGHAARLFCTLLDKEEIEADLVGTDPLSDISVIKLRGDASRTFPMAAFGDSSRVAVGDTVFAMGSPLALSQSVTRGIVSNVEMIMPEWLRAWGEFKEDGEDVGALVKWIGHDASIAPGNSGGPLVNAAGEVIGINEISMGLSGAIPSNLVKDVSEQIIAGGKVVRAWLGVTVQPRLKHAAADRGVLISGVIEESPAARAGIRSGDLVVRVNGAETNVRFAEQIPDFNRLVAALPIGAPAELVVLREGRELALTVTPEEREPAKLKDHEIKAWGFVASDLSLVQAKEMKRKNRDGVLIRSVRPGGGAGDAKPAIRDKDVLVEVDGQPVRNVAELIAMTEQITAGKTEPTPVLAAFDRKTERNVTVVRVGIKNLEDPGLEVKKAWLPCETQVLTRDIAERIGRGELTGFRVTQVYAGAEAAAAGLQVGDIITSVDDTPLTASAPEHYEELPALIRQYRVGDTATLRVLRGSEEKAIPVVLPRAPKLVREMKEWRDEQFELSVRDISFFDKAREQWKDDQQGVLVSEVKPGGWAALGRLNVGDLIVEMNGAAVADVETFRSQMRAITEEKPKSVVLRVVRGIYTLYIEIEPKWDGN, encoded by the coding sequence ATGCGTCGGTTGACGATTTTATTGTTTGCAACGGTGGGAATGGTTTGGTGCGCGGCCCATGCGCAAGAGGTATCGGGGACGGCGATTGAGGAGGGCAACCATGCGGCGCTGTACGCGGCGATGGACCGGGTGCGGCCGGCACTGGTGCGGATTCAGGTCGTGTGGACGGATTACGCGGAAGGGCGCGAACTGAAATACGATACGTCGGGCAGCGGGGTGATTGTCACGCCCCAGGGGCATGTGGTGACGAATCATCATGTGGCGGGCCATGCGGCGCGCCTGTTTTGCACGTTGCTCGACAAGGAGGAAATCGAAGCGGACTTGGTGGGCACGGATCCGTTGTCGGACATTTCGGTGATCAAGCTGCGCGGGGACGCTTCCCGGACATTTCCGATGGCGGCGTTCGGGGATTCGTCGAGGGTGGCGGTGGGGGACACGGTGTTTGCGATGGGCAGTCCGCTTGCGTTATCGCAATCGGTGACACGGGGCATCGTAAGCAATGTCGAGATGATTATGCCGGAATGGCTTCGTGCCTGGGGCGAGTTCAAGGAGGACGGCGAGGATGTCGGCGCGCTGGTGAAATGGATCGGCCACGACGCAAGCATTGCGCCCGGCAATTCGGGCGGCCCGTTGGTCAATGCGGCCGGTGAGGTAATCGGCATCAACGAGATTTCGATGGGCCTGAGCGGCGCCATTCCGTCCAACCTTGTGAAGGATGTTTCGGAACAGATTATCGCCGGTGGAAAAGTGGTTCGCGCGTGGCTGGGCGTGACGGTGCAGCCCCGTCTGAAACATGCCGCGGCGGATCGCGGCGTGTTGATTTCAGGGGTTATCGAGGAATCGCCTGCGGCGCGGGCCGGCATCCGGAGCGGCGATTTGGTTGTGCGTGTGAATGGCGCGGAAACCAACGTGCGGTTTGCGGAACAGATACCGGACTTCAACCGGCTGGTGGCCGCGTTGCCGATAGGCGCCCCCGCCGAACTCGTCGTCCTGCGGGAAGGGCGGGAACTTGCATTGACGGTCACGCCGGAAGAACGCGAGCCGGCAAAACTGAAAGATCACGAAATCAAGGCATGGGGATTTGTCGCGAGCGATCTGTCCTTGGTTCAGGCGAAAGAGATGAAGCGCAAGAACCGGGACGGCGTGTTGATTCGGTCGGTGCGTCCCGGCGGGGGCGCGGGCGATGCCAAACCGGCGATTCGGGATAAGGATGTGCTGGTGGAAGTGGACGGCCAACCGGTCCGGAATGTGGCCGAATTGATCGCCATGACGGAACAAATTACGGCCGGCAAGACGGAACCAACGCCGGTATTGGCCGCGTTTGATCGAAAAACGGAACGCAATGTGACGGTGGTGCGGGTGGGCATCAAGAATCTCGAGGATCCGGGTTTGGAGGTCAAGAAGGCGTGGCTGCCGTGCGAAACGCAGGTTCTGACCCGCGACATTGCCGAACGAATTGGGCGTGGGGAATTGACGGGATTCCGTGTGACGCAGGTTTATGCGGGCGCCGAAGCGGCGGCGGCGGGATTGCAGGTGGGCGATATCATTACGTCCGTGGACGACACGCCGCTGACCGCCAGCGCGCCGGAGCACTATGAGGAATTGCCGGCGCTGATTCGCCAGTACCGCGTCGGCGACACGGCGACGCTGCGCGTGTTGCGCGGATCGGAGGAAAAGGCGATTCCAGTTGTGTTGCCGAGAGCGCCGAAACTGGTCCGCGAAATGAAGGAATGGCGCGACGAACAGTTCGAGTTATCGGTGCGGGACATCAGTTTCTTCGACAAGGCGCGCGAACAATGGAAGGACGACCAGCAGGGCGTCCTGGTGAGCGAAGTCAAGCCGGGCGGCTGGGCGGCGCTAGGGCGATTGAACGTGGGCGATCTGATCGTGGAGATGAACGGGGCCGCCGTGGCCGATGTTGAAACCTTCCGGTCGCAAATGAGGGCGATTACCGAAGAAAAACCCAAGTCGGTGGTGTTGCGCGTCGTGCGCGGTATTTACACCCTTTATATTGAAATTGAACCCAAGTGGGATGGCAACTAA
- a CDS encoding SDR family oxidoreductase encodes MTGAGKRIGRAVALTLAREGVHVVVHYRSSETEARETAADARDQGVRAWTLPGDLGNPRTASDLFGQAVALAGPIDYLINSASSFLSDRLAVVTPEAFYDAVNLNALAPFLLGRCLAAQKRPGGIVNLLDARIADYDREHASYHLSKRLLFTLTRMMAVEFAPCVRVNGIAPGLILPPEGKDESYLAQLAATNPLNRYGSPDDVAEAVLYLLRSDFVTGQVIFVDGGRHMRGGMYGC; translated from the coding sequence ATAACCGGGGCGGGAAAACGGATTGGACGCGCGGTGGCGCTGACGTTGGCGCGCGAGGGGGTGCATGTCGTTGTGCATTATCGCTCAAGCGAGACGGAGGCGCGGGAAACCGCGGCGGACGCGCGCGATCAGGGCGTCCGTGCATGGACCTTGCCGGGCGATCTGGGCAATCCGCGTACCGCATCGGATCTCTTCGGGCAGGCCGTCGCGCTGGCCGGGCCGATTGATTATCTCATCAACAGCGCATCCTCGTTTCTATCCGATCGGCTGGCCGTGGTCACTCCGGAAGCATTCTACGATGCCGTCAACCTGAACGCGCTTGCGCCTTTCCTGCTGGGCCGATGTCTGGCCGCGCAGAAACGACCGGGCGGCATTGTGAATCTGCTGGATGCGCGCATCGCGGATTATGATCGGGAGCATGCGTCGTATCATCTGAGCAAGCGTCTGTTGTTCACGCTGACCCGGATGATGGCGGTCGAATTTGCGCCGTGCGTGCGCGTAAACGGCATTGCGCCGGGGCTTATTCTTCCCCCTGAAGGCAAGGACGAATCATATCTGGCCCAACTTGCGGCGACCAATCCGCTGAATCGGTATGGATCGCCGGACGATGTGGCCGAGGCCGTTTTGTATCTTTTGCGCAGCGATTTTGTGACGGGGCAGGTGATCTTCGTTGACGGCGGACGGCATATGCGGGGAGGAATGTATGGCTGCTGA